A genomic segment from Leopardus geoffroyi isolate Oge1 chromosome A2, O.geoffroyi_Oge1_pat1.0, whole genome shotgun sequence encodes:
- the MKRN1 gene encoding E3 ubiquitin-protein ligase makorin-1 isoform X1: protein MAEAAAPGTTATTSGAGAAAAAVAAASPTPIPTVTSPSPGAGGGGGGSDGCSGGWTKQVTCRYFMHGVCKEGDNCRYSHDLSDSPYGVVCKYFQRGYCIYGDRCRYEHSKPLKQEEVTVADLTAKSSLAASSSLSSVVGPVVEMNTGEANSRNSNFASVGAGSEDWVNAIEFVPGQPYCGRTAPSCTEAPPQGSVTKEEGEKEQTVAETKKQLCPYAAVGECRYGENCVYLHGDSCDMCGLQVLHPMDAAQRSQHIKSCIEAHEKDMELSFAVQRSKDMVCGVCMEVVYEKASPSERRFGILSNCSHTYCLKCIRKWRSAKQFESKIIKSCPECRITSNFVIPSEYWVEEKEEKQKLIQKYKEAMSNKACRYFDEGRGSCPFGGNCFYKHAYPDGRREEPQRQKVGTSSRYRAQRRNHFWELIEERENSNPFDNDEEEVVTFELGEMLLMLLAAGGDDDLTDSEDEWDLFHDELEDFYDLDL from the exons ATGGCGGAGGCTGCAGCTCCCGGAACAACAGCCACAACATCAGGAGCAggagcggcagcggcggcggtggcagcggcctcccccacccctatccCCACAGTCACCTCCCCgtccccgggggcggggggagggggaggcggcaGCGACGGCTGCAGCGGCGGCTGGACTAAACAGGTCACCTGCAG GTATTTCATGCATGGGGTTTGTAAGGAAGGAGATAACTGTCGCTACTCGCATGACCTCTCTGACAGTCCGTATGGTGTAGTGTGCAAGTATTTTCAGCGAGGATACTGTATTTACGGAGACCGCTGCAG atatgAACATAGCAAgccactgaaacaggaagaagtgacTGTGGCAGATCTAACTGCAAAATCATCCCTTGCTGCTTCCTCAAGTCTCTCATCGGTAGTTGGACCAGTTGTTGAAATGAATACGGGCGAAGCCAACTCACGAAATTCAAACTTTGCAAGTGTAGGAGCAGGTTCAGAAGACTGGGTGAATGCCATTGAGTTTGTTCCTGGCCAGCCCTACTGTGGCCGTA CTGCCCCTTCCTGCACTGAAGCACCCCCGCAGGGCTCAGTGACCAAGGAAGAAGGTGAGAAGGAGCAAACCGTGGCTGAAACAAAGAAGCAGCTTTGCCCGTATGCCGCCGTGGGAGAGTGCCGGTACGGGGAGAACTGCGTGTATCTCCACGGAGACTCCTGTGACATGTGTGGGCTGCAGGTTCTCCATCCCATGGACGCTGCCCAGAGATCACAACATATAAAA TCCTGCATCGAGGCCCATGAGAAGGACATGGAGCTCTCGTTCGCTGTCCAGCGCAGCAAGGACATGGTCTGCGGGGTCTGCATGGAGGTGGTCTATGAGAAAGCCAGCCCCAGCGAGCGccgctttgggattctctccaacTGCAGCCACACTTACTGTCTCAAGTGTATTCGCAAGTGGAGGAGTGCTAAGCAATTTGAGAGCAAGATCATAAA GTCCTGCCCAGAATGCCGGATCACATCTAACTTTGTCATTCCAAGTGAGTACTgggtggaggagaaagaagagaagcagaaactCATTCAGAAATACAAAGAGGCAATGAG CAACAAGGCGTGCAGGTATTTTGATGAAGGACGTGGGAGCTGCCCATTTGGAGGGAACTGTTTTTACAAGCATGCGTACCCTGATGGCCGTAGAGAGgagccacagagacagaaagtgggaaCATCAAGCAGATACCGG GCCCAACGAAGGAACCACTTCTGGGAGCTCattgaggaaagagagaacagcAACCCATTTGACAACGACGAAGAGGAGGTTGTCACCTTTGAGCTGGGCGAgatgttgcttatgcttttggccGCAGGTGGGGACGACGACCTGACAGACTCTGAAGACGAGTGGGACTTGTTTCATGATGAGCTGGAAGATTTTTATGACTTGGATCTATAG
- the MKRN1 gene encoding E3 ubiquitin-protein ligase makorin-1 isoform X2 translates to MHGVCKEGDNCRYSHDLSDSPYGVVCKYFQRGYCIYGDRCRYEHSKPLKQEEVTVADLTAKSSLAASSSLSSVVGPVVEMNTGEANSRNSNFASVGAGSEDWVNAIEFVPGQPYCGRTAPSCTEAPPQGSVTKEEGEKEQTVAETKKQLCPYAAVGECRYGENCVYLHGDSCDMCGLQVLHPMDAAQRSQHIKSCIEAHEKDMELSFAVQRSKDMVCGVCMEVVYEKASPSERRFGILSNCSHTYCLKCIRKWRSAKQFESKIIKSCPECRITSNFVIPSEYWVEEKEEKQKLIQKYKEAMSNKACRYFDEGRGSCPFGGNCFYKHAYPDGRREEPQRQKVGTSSRYRAQRRNHFWELIEERENSNPFDNDEEEVVTFELGEMLLMLLAAGGDDDLTDSEDEWDLFHDELEDFYDLDL, encoded by the exons ATGCATGGGGTTTGTAAGGAAGGAGATAACTGTCGCTACTCGCATGACCTCTCTGACAGTCCGTATGGTGTAGTGTGCAAGTATTTTCAGCGAGGATACTGTATTTACGGAGACCGCTGCAG atatgAACATAGCAAgccactgaaacaggaagaagtgacTGTGGCAGATCTAACTGCAAAATCATCCCTTGCTGCTTCCTCAAGTCTCTCATCGGTAGTTGGACCAGTTGTTGAAATGAATACGGGCGAAGCCAACTCACGAAATTCAAACTTTGCAAGTGTAGGAGCAGGTTCAGAAGACTGGGTGAATGCCATTGAGTTTGTTCCTGGCCAGCCCTACTGTGGCCGTA CTGCCCCTTCCTGCACTGAAGCACCCCCGCAGGGCTCAGTGACCAAGGAAGAAGGTGAGAAGGAGCAAACCGTGGCTGAAACAAAGAAGCAGCTTTGCCCGTATGCCGCCGTGGGAGAGTGCCGGTACGGGGAGAACTGCGTGTATCTCCACGGAGACTCCTGTGACATGTGTGGGCTGCAGGTTCTCCATCCCATGGACGCTGCCCAGAGATCACAACATATAAAA TCCTGCATCGAGGCCCATGAGAAGGACATGGAGCTCTCGTTCGCTGTCCAGCGCAGCAAGGACATGGTCTGCGGGGTCTGCATGGAGGTGGTCTATGAGAAAGCCAGCCCCAGCGAGCGccgctttgggattctctccaacTGCAGCCACACTTACTGTCTCAAGTGTATTCGCAAGTGGAGGAGTGCTAAGCAATTTGAGAGCAAGATCATAAA GTCCTGCCCAGAATGCCGGATCACATCTAACTTTGTCATTCCAAGTGAGTACTgggtggaggagaaagaagagaagcagaaactCATTCAGAAATACAAAGAGGCAATGAG CAACAAGGCGTGCAGGTATTTTGATGAAGGACGTGGGAGCTGCCCATTTGGAGGGAACTGTTTTTACAAGCATGCGTACCCTGATGGCCGTAGAGAGgagccacagagacagaaagtgggaaCATCAAGCAGATACCGG GCCCAACGAAGGAACCACTTCTGGGAGCTCattgaggaaagagagaacagcAACCCATTTGACAACGACGAAGAGGAGGTTGTCACCTTTGAGCTGGGCGAgatgttgcttatgcttttggccGCAGGTGGGGACGACGACCTGACAGACTCTGAAGACGAGTGGGACTTGTTTCATGATGAGCTGGAAGATTTTTATGACTTGGATCTATAG